The following proteins are encoded in a genomic region of Hydra vulgaris chromosome 05, alternate assembly HydraT2T_AEP:
- the LOC136080407 gene encoding uncharacterized protein LOC136080407, translating into MSYGLRPVQVRALAFEMAQENKIKCPLRWIEQKKAGRDWLTGFLKRNFKLSVRNSEATLIARASTFIRYTIDIFFNNLQEGISESKATSFKIFNLDETGFTTVRKISSVIASKGTKQVRQITSRKIGELVTACCIVSAAGVAIPPVIVFPRKLFRNPLMRGAPKGSIGLANQSGWMNAE; encoded by the coding sequence ATGTCATATGGCCTTAGACCAGTTCAAGTAAGAGCTCTAGCTTTTGAAATGGctcaagaaaacaaaataaaatgtccCTTGCGTTGGATAGAGCAAAAAAAGGCTGGTCGAGATTGGTTAACCgggtttttaaaaagaaacttcaaACTATCTGTCAGAAATTCAGAGGCAACTTTAATTGCCAGAGCATCGACATTTATTCGGTATACTattgatattttctttaacaatttaCAAGAAGGTATATCAGAGTCTAAAGCaacatcatttaaaatttttaatcttgatGAGACAGGTTTTACTACTGTGCGGAAAATTTCTAGTGTCATTGCATCAAAGGGAACAAAGCAAGTCAGGCAAATAACATCTAGAAAAATCGGTGAATTAGTAACAGCGTGTTGCATTGTCTCCGCAGCTGGTGTAGCAATACCCCCTGTTATTGTTTTTccaagaaaattatttagaaaccCACTAATGAGAGGAGCACCAAAAGGTTCTATTGGATTAGCCAATCAATCTGGATGGATGAATGCTGAATAA